Genomic DNA from Thermus amyloliquefaciens:
TGGGGCTTAGGGCGGGCCTCGAGGGGGAAGGCCTGGTGGTGGTGGCCGAGGCCCAGGACGGGCAAGAAGCCCTGGACAAGACCCTGGCCCTGCAACCGGAAGCCGTGCTCCTGGACCTAAGGATGCCGGTATTGGACGGGTTGGCCTGCACGAGAAGGCTCCGCCAAGCGGGTTACCAAGGCCTCATCGCCCTCCTCACCACCTACCAGGAGCCCGCCTTGGTGCGGGAAGCCCACCTCGCCGGGGCCAACGCCTACTTTTCCAAGGAGCTCTCGGCCCCCGAGCTGAAAAGGCGCCTCCTGCGCGTGGCCCGGGGGGAAGAAGGCCTCACGCCCCCTGACCTCCCCACCCTGACCCCCAGGGAGGAGGAGGTGCTCCGCCTTCTGGCCCGGGGGCTTTCCGTGAAGGAGATGGCCAAGGCCCTTGGCCTTTCCCCGGATACGGTGAAAGACCATTTGGAAAGCCTCTACGGTAAGTTGCTCGCCCGAAACCGGGTGGAGGCCCTGGAAAGGGCTAGGGCCCTGGGGTTCCTAAGCGAAACCGAGGGGCGGATTGGCCCGCCCCCCGGCGCTGGGTAAGGGCTACTCGGCGCTGGACTCCCCTTGGGCAGGTTCGGCGGCCTCGGCCATGGCGGTCTCCTTGGCGGCCTTGGCCATCTCCTGGTCCTGGCCGATGCGCTTGCGGTCGGCGCGGAGCTTGCGGCGGATCTCCCTTTCGGGAAGCCCACGGATGAAGTAAAGCTTGGCCCGCCGGGCCCGGCCCCGCTGGACGATCTCTATCCGCTCAATAAGGGGGGAGTGCAGGGGGAAGATGCGCTCCACCCCTACCCCATAGCTCACCTTGCGCACGGTGAAGCTGCTGTTGTAACCGTTCCGCTTAACCTTGATGACGATGCCCTCAAAGTTCTGCACCCGGGTGCGGTTGCCCTCCTTCACCCGGTAGGCCACCCGCACGGTATCGCCGGGCCGGAACTCGGGAAGGTCGGTGCGGGTATACTTGGCCTCCACCACTTTAAGCAGCGCTCCACGGTTCATGTTCTCCTCCCTCCCCAGAGGAACCCCTAGGGGTTCATGGGCAACAGCCTCTAGTCTAGCCCTCCCGGTCCATTTCCGCAAGCCAGAGGACCTCGAGGGGCCCAAGCCTTGCCTCCCGCACCAGCTCCGGCCTCACGGCAAGGGTCTTCCGCAAGGCTTCCCGCCTGCGCCAGCGATCCACCTCCGGGTGGTTTCCCGAAAGGAGCACCTCGGGCACCCCAAGCCCCCGGAACACCGGCGGTCGGGTGTAGTGGGGGTGGTCCAGAAGCCCGCGGACGAAGGAATCCCTCCGGTGGCTT
This window encodes:
- a CDS encoding response regulator transcription factor; translated protein: MLRGGMGNPEPGLRILIADDHPLFRLGLRAGLEGEGLVVVAEAQDGQEALDKTLALQPEAVLLDLRMPVLDGLACTRRLRQAGYQGLIALLTTYQEPALVREAHLAGANAYFSKELSAPELKRRLLRVARGEEGLTPPDLPTLTPREEEVLRLLARGLSVKEMAKALGLSPDTVKDHLESLYGKLLARNRVEALERARALGFLSETEGRIGPPPGAG
- the rplS gene encoding 50S ribosomal protein L19, whose protein sequence is MNRGALLKVVEAKYTRTDLPEFRPGDTVRVAYRVKEGNRTRVQNFEGIVIKVKRNGYNSSFTVRKVSYGVGVERIFPLHSPLIERIEIVQRGRARRAKLYFIRGLPEREIRRKLRADRKRIGQDQEMAKAAKETAMAEAAEPAQGESSAE